One genomic region from Sphingomicrobium aestuariivivum encodes:
- a CDS encoding YggT family protein, with product MIYALFGIISLLLTALFWVIVAQVVISWLFVFKVLDPYSRVVSTIVEVLDRITRPLYRPIRKVMPDFGAIDLAPMVVIFGIIALQNFIMPGILMEIGPTVAR from the coding sequence ATGATCTACGCGCTCTTCGGTATCATCTCGCTCCTCCTGACCGCGCTCTTCTGGGTGATCGTCGCCCAGGTCGTGATCAGCTGGCTCTTCGTCTTCAAGGTGCTCGACCCCTACAGCCGGGTCGTCTCGACCATCGTCGAGGTGCTCGACCGCATCACGCGGCCGCTTTACCGCCCGATCCGCAAGGTGATGCCCGACTTCGGCGCCATCGACCTTGCGCCGATGGTGGTGATCTTCGGCATCATCGCGCTCCAGAATTTCATCATGCCCGGCATCCTGATGGAAATCGGGCCGACGGTGGCGCGCTGA
- the folD gene encoding bifunctional methylenetetrahydrofolate dehydrogenase/methenyltetrahydrofolate cyclohydrolase FolD, translating into MGCARPIDGKAAAAALRERVAEASREFSRKALRKPGLHVVLVGDDPASAVYVGAKEKALHKAGMEGAVHRLPADTSEADLLGLVGKLNADPAVDGILVQLPLPAHLDEAKVLDTIDPAKDVDGFHVVNAGKLAVGKEALVPCTPAGCIRLLKEERGDLSGLHAVVIGRSNIVGKPMAQLLLAENATVTIAHSRTRNLPEIARTADILVAAVGRPEMVKGDWVKEGATVIDVGINRLPPPEEGAKGKLVGDVAYGEAAEKAAAITPVPGGVGPMTIAMLLANTLTAAHAREGLEPPKL; encoded by the coding sequence ATGGGTTGCGCCAGGCCGATCGACGGCAAGGCCGCCGCCGCCGCCCTGCGCGAGCGGGTCGCCGAGGCCTCGCGCGAATTTTCCCGCAAGGCGCTGCGCAAGCCCGGGCTCCATGTCGTCCTCGTCGGCGACGATCCGGCCAGCGCCGTCTATGTCGGCGCCAAGGAGAAAGCGCTCCACAAGGCCGGTATGGAAGGCGCGGTCCACCGCCTGCCCGCCGACACCAGCGAGGCCGACCTTCTCGGCCTCGTGGGCAAGCTCAATGCCGATCCCGCCGTGGACGGCATCCTCGTCCAGCTACCGCTGCCCGCGCATCTCGACGAGGCCAAGGTGCTCGACACCATCGACCCCGCCAAGGACGTCGACGGCTTCCATGTCGTCAATGCGGGCAAGCTCGCCGTGGGCAAGGAGGCGCTGGTCCCCTGCACGCCCGCGGGCTGCATCCGCCTGTTGAAGGAAGAGCGCGGCGACCTCAGCGGCCTCCACGCCGTCGTGATCGGCCGCTCGAACATCGTCGGCAAGCCGATGGCGCAGCTGCTGCTCGCCGAAAATGCCACCGTCACCATCGCGCACAGCCGCACGCGCAACCTTCCCGAGATCGCCCGCACCGCCGACATCCTCGTCGCCGCGGTCGGCCGCCCCGAGATGGTCAAGGGCGACTGGGTCAAGGAAGGCGCCACCGTCATCGACGTCGGCATCAACCGGCTGCCCCCGCCCGAGGAAGGCGCGAAGGGCAAGCTCGTCGGCGACGTCGCTTATGGCGAGGCTGCCGAAAAGGCCGCGGCGATCACGCCGGTGCCAGGCGGGGTCGGGCCGATGACCATCGCCATGTTGCTCGCCAACACGCTGACCGCCGCCCACGCCCGCGAAGGGCTCGAGCCCCCCAAGCTTTGA
- a CDS encoding MarC family protein, with amino-acid sequence MTSSLLALFSSAFVTFLVIVDPPGNAPIFAGLTRDAAAADRRRMAIRAAIVAWFILLFFAFLGEPLLDALGISLAAFRIAGGIMLFIIALDMVFEKRTERRENRAHEIEGTPEAEDVSVFPMAIPMIAGPGTIAAIMLYMAEADSMAEKATITAAMSAVILLTMIALLAAGPLMKLMGAKLEAMITRLLGVILAALASQFVIDGIAAALISELRTI; translated from the coding sequence GTGACGTCGAGCCTCCTTGCCCTCTTCTCCTCGGCCTTCGTCACCTTCCTCGTGATCGTCGACCCGCCGGGCAATGCGCCGATCTTCGCAGGCCTCACCCGCGACGCCGCCGCAGCCGACCGCCGTCGCATGGCGATCCGCGCCGCGATCGTGGCCTGGTTCATCCTCCTCTTCTTCGCCTTCCTCGGCGAGCCGCTGCTCGATGCGCTGGGCATCAGCCTTGCCGCCTTCCGCATCGCGGGCGGTATCATGCTCTTCATCATCGCGCTCGACATGGTGTTCGAGAAGCGCACCGAACGCCGCGAGAACCGCGCCCACGAAATCGAGGGCACGCCCGAGGCCGAGGACGTGTCGGTCTTCCCCATGGCGATCCCGATGATCGCGGGCCCCGGCACCATCGCCGCGATCATGCTCTACATGGCCGAGGCCGACAGCATGGCGGAAAAGGCCACCATCACCGCGGCAATGAGCGCGGTGATCCTCCTCACCATGATCGCGCTGCTGGCGGCGGGGCCGCTGATGAAGCTGATGGGCGCCAAGCTCGAGGCGATGATCACCCGCCTGCTCGGTGTCATCCTCGCCGCGCTCGCCAGCCAGTTCGTCATCGACGGCATCGCCGCCGCCTTGATCAGCGAACTTCGTACAATCTGA
- a CDS encoding AcrB/AcrD/AcrF family protein: protein MLARIRNWLERRWVVGTMIVWMVFTSVVTAFNMVSIATLNLRDTDDNLRLLQVRDWMAGQGWYDLRQYRMLSPEGADIHWSRLVDLPIAGLIALTEPLFGLDGAERFATTVVPLIALLFTMIGIALVARRLAGPLGWLPGVIALIFSSIAISAFMPLRIDHHGWQLACLAWLLVGVTDAEKRRGGVIAGLATATSLVIGLELLVPLAIIGAGLVLGWIWRADEARRVGAYGASLALGCAGGFLAFASEANRAMVCDALTPVWLSDMLLAGAAAVLLAWASPAGWRRRLLLAGVAGLVIAAFHALAFPQCLTRLEGVSPEVSAMWLERVNEARGVQTHSPKVALVTLLPLLVGLAGYVLAFGRGAGDFEARRRVLIIAVPALVTALLLGWQIRAGAAAQLLAVPGAALFVSILLPRTLGSGSPLVRIIGTYLAVTLGIGALAPIVANYLPKNSSELRDERIEAAKDEAMAGGEVRLFCKEARVMGRLNRIEPSTVFIHIDLAPRLLVLTHHDTITGPYHRNHEAIGHVLSVFDAPPEEDEAAARTVRAYGADYLMVCDEDGGMDEAPEGPGLNERLLRGETPDWLDRVEAPFLEGLPLRLYEVR, encoded by the coding sequence ATGCTGGCGCGTATTCGCAACTGGCTCGAGCGGCGCTGGGTCGTGGGCACGATGATCGTGTGGATGGTGTTCACGAGCGTGGTGACCGCCTTCAACATGGTCTCGATCGCCACGCTCAACCTGCGCGATACCGACGACAATCTCCGGCTCCTGCAGGTCCGCGACTGGATGGCGGGGCAGGGCTGGTACGATTTGCGCCAGTACCGGATGCTGAGCCCCGAAGGCGCGGACATCCACTGGTCGCGGCTCGTCGACCTGCCGATCGCGGGGCTGATCGCGCTGACCGAGCCGCTGTTCGGGCTCGACGGGGCCGAGCGTTTCGCCACCACGGTGGTGCCGCTCATCGCGCTGCTCTTCACCATGATCGGTATCGCGCTGGTGGCGCGCCGGCTGGCGGGCCCGCTCGGCTGGCTGCCGGGGGTCATCGCGCTGATCTTCTCGAGCATCGCGATCAGCGCCTTCATGCCGCTGCGCATCGACCATCACGGCTGGCAGCTCGCCTGCCTTGCCTGGCTGCTGGTCGGTGTCACCGATGCCGAAAAGCGCCGCGGCGGGGTCATCGCGGGGCTGGCGACGGCCACCTCGCTGGTCATCGGCCTCGAACTCCTCGTGCCGCTGGCGATCATCGGCGCGGGGCTGGTGCTCGGCTGGATCTGGCGCGCCGATGAAGCGCGGCGCGTCGGCGCCTATGGCGCCTCGCTCGCGCTCGGCTGCGCGGGCGGTTTCCTCGCTTTCGCGTCGGAGGCCAATCGCGCGATGGTGTGCGATGCGCTCACGCCTGTCTGGCTGAGCGACATGCTGCTGGCGGGCGCGGCAGCCGTGCTGCTGGCGTGGGCGAGCCCCGCCGGCTGGCGCCGGCGACTGCTGCTCGCGGGCGTGGCGGGTCTAGTGATTGCCGCCTTCCACGCGCTCGCCTTCCCTCAGTGCCTGACCCGCCTCGAGGGGGTGTCGCCCGAAGTGAGCGCCATGTGGCTCGAGCGCGTCAACGAGGCGCGCGGGGTGCAGACGCACAGCCCCAAGGTGGCTCTGGTCACGCTGCTGCCGCTCCTTGTCGGGCTTGCGGGCTATGTGCTGGCCTTCGGGCGCGGTGCCGGCGACTTCGAGGCGCGTCGCCGCGTCCTGATCATCGCCGTGCCCGCGCTGGTGACGGCGTTGCTGCTTGGCTGGCAGATCCGTGCCGGGGCGGCGGCGCAGCTTCTCGCGGTGCCCGGCGCGGCGCTGTTCGTTTCCATCCTCCTGCCCCGCACGCTGGGCTCGGGCTCGCCGCTGGTGCGCATCATCGGCACCTACCTGGCGGTCACGCTGGGGATCGGCGCGCTCGCCCCGATCGTCGCCAACTATTTGCCCAAGAACAGCAGCGAATTGCGCGACGAGCGGATCGAGGCGGCCAAGGACGAGGCGATGGCGGGCGGAGAGGTGCGGCTCTTCTGCAAGGAAGCGCGGGTGATGGGGCGGCTCAACCGGATCGAGCCGTCGACCGTGTTCATCCATATCGACCTTGCGCCGCGCCTCCTCGTGCTGACGCATCACGACACCATCACCGGCCCCTATCACCGCAACCACGAGGCGATCGGCCATGTCCTGTCGGTGTTCGACGCACCGCCCGAGGAGGATGAGGCCGCCGCGCGCACGGTGCGGGCCTATGGCGCCGACTACCTCATGGTGTGCGACGAGGATGGCGGCATGGACGAGGCGCCCGAGGGGCCGGGGCTCAACGAGCGGCTGCTGCGGGGCGAGACGCCCGACTGGCTCGATCGGGTCGAGGCGCCCTTCCTCGAAGGGCTGCCGCTCAGATTGTACGAAGTTCGCTGA
- a CDS encoding GtrA family protein: MGTAMRQAWEGLDPERQQVLLQVVRYAATGFAITLGVALAYWILANFMDPNLSLLLVFIVFNFISYAAHGAISFKGHGSRDNPARRNVRFAIVNVAGFLVNQFWIWLLVKEMGGPTWWPTIPLVLVTPWLTFALHRKWVYA, translated from the coding sequence ATGGGAACCGCGATGCGGCAGGCATGGGAAGGGCTCGATCCCGAGCGGCAGCAGGTGCTTCTGCAGGTCGTGCGCTATGCCGCGACCGGTTTTGCCATCACGCTCGGCGTGGCGCTCGCCTACTGGATCCTCGCCAACTTCATGGATCCCAACCTGTCGCTGCTGCTCGTCTTCATCGTCTTCAACTTCATCAGCTATGCCGCGCACGGGGCGATCAGCTTCAAGGGCCATGGCAGCCGTGACAATCCGGCGCGCCGAAATGTCCGCTTCGCGATCGTCAATGTCGCCGGTTTCCTCGTCAACCAGTTCTGGATCTGGCTGCTCGTCAAGGAAATGGGCGGGCCGACCTGGTGGCCGACCATCCCCCTCGTGCTGGTCACCCCTTGGCTGACCTTCGCGCTCCATCGCAAATGGGTGTACGCATGA
- a CDS encoding glycosyltransferase family 2 protein — MNMMSQIASPELTLLVPVKDEEAAIPAFLATVVPILEALDDAAANSFEILFIDDGSSDATLGLIRDAAARDPRIRGLSLSRNFGKEAALTAGIDHARGQAVIPYDVDMQDPPSAIAPMLAKWREGHEVVVGVRQDRQSDGALKRWTASAYYRTHNALSKDKIPEHAGDFRLLDRKVVEVIKALPERNRFMKGLFGWAGFKTATVTYAREERENGSTKFGFWKLWTLALDGITSASTVPLRVWSYIGGLVAIGTLFYAAFIVIRTLVTGVDVPGYASIMVAVLFLGSIQLISLGILGEYVGRILTETKQRPLYVVAEEIGDSE; from the coding sequence ATGAACATGATGAGCCAGATCGCCTCGCCCGAACTGACCCTGCTCGTGCCGGTAAAGGACGAGGAAGCGGCCATCCCCGCCTTCCTCGCCACCGTCGTGCCGATCCTCGAGGCACTGGACGATGCCGCCGCGAACAGCTTCGAGATCCTCTTCATCGACGATGGCTCGAGCGATGCGACCCTCGGCCTCATCCGCGACGCCGCCGCGCGCGACCCGCGCATCCGCGGCCTGTCCCTCAGCCGCAATTTCGGCAAGGAAGCCGCGCTTACCGCCGGTATCGACCATGCCCGCGGACAGGCAGTCATCCCCTATGACGTCGACATGCAGGACCCGCCATCGGCCATCGCGCCGATGCTCGCCAAGTGGCGCGAGGGGCATGAGGTCGTCGTCGGCGTGCGGCAGGACCGCCAGTCGGACGGCGCGCTGAAGCGCTGGACCGCGAGCGCCTATTACCGCACCCACAATGCCCTCTCGAAGGACAAGATCCCCGAGCATGCGGGTGATTTCCGCCTGCTCGACCGCAAGGTCGTCGAGGTCATCAAGGCGCTGCCCGAGCGCAACCGCTTCATGAAGGGCCTGTTCGGCTGGGCAGGGTTCAAGACCGCCACCGTCACCTATGCCCGCGAGGAGCGCGAGAACGGTTCGACCAAATTCGGCTTCTGGAAGCTGTGGACGCTGGCATTGGACGGCATCACCTCGGCCTCGACCGTGCCGCTGCGCGTCTGGTCCTATATCGGCGGGTTGGTCGCCATCGGCACGCTCTTCTACGCCGCCTTCATCGTCATCCGCACGCTCGTCACCGGCGTCGACGTGCCGGGCTATGCCTCGATCATGGTCGCCGTGCTCTTCCTCGGCTCGATCCAGCTCATCAGCCTCGGGATCCTCGGCGAATATGTCGGGCGCATCCTCACCGAAACCAAGCAGCGCCCGCTCTATGTCGTGGCCGAAGAGATCGGAGACAGCGAATGA
- a CDS encoding class I SAM-dependent methyltransferase → MTAQGTVTGQMAPDAIRAAEGSADDVAFQRNLYTDPNATRRQLHWDRRHFVMDRVERYSAPGDRLLEIGVGCGIFTEGMAGSGRLVDAVDIHPAYLANVEGKAGISVHQKDATQKLGLGPHKLAICSEVLEHVPPSGSQGLLDAVHDSLEPGGHFILTTPQRWATVELMARLFKFPAVLWLARKIYGHAEELGHINLLTAGQLQQQIDKAGFEVVEQKRFGFYLPLIAEAGGKPGAKLLKALDRALANVPVLRGLLWTQGYVLKKPSA, encoded by the coding sequence ATGACCGCCCAAGGTACCGTCACTGGCCAGATGGCCCCCGACGCGATCCGCGCCGCCGAAGGCTCGGCCGACGATGTCGCCTTCCAGCGCAACCTTTACACCGACCCCAACGCCACCCGCCGCCAGCTCCACTGGGACCGCCGCCACTTCGTGATGGACCGTGTCGAGCGCTATAGCGCGCCCGGTGACAGGCTCCTCGAGATCGGCGTCGGCTGCGGCATTTTCACCGAGGGAATGGCCGGTTCGGGCCGCCTCGTCGATGCCGTCGACATCCACCCCGCCTATCTCGCCAATGTCGAGGGAAAAGCGGGCATCTCGGTCCACCAGAAGGACGCGACGCAAAAACTCGGCCTCGGCCCGCACAAGCTCGCCATCTGCTCCGAAGTGCTCGAACATGTGCCGCCCTCGGGCAGCCAGGGCCTGCTCGACGCGGTCCATGACAGCCTCGAGCCGGGCGGCCATTTCATCCTCACCACCCCGCAGCGCTGGGCCACCGTCGAGCTCATGGCGCGCCTGTTCAAATTCCCCGCTGTCCTGTGGCTCGCGCGCAAGATCTACGGTCATGCCGAGGAGCTGGGGCACATCAACCTGCTCACCGCAGGCCAGCTCCAGCAGCAGATCGACAAGGCTGGCTTCGAGGTCGTCGAGCAGAAGCGCTTCGGCTTCTACCTCCCCCTCATCGCCGAGGCGGGCGGCAAGCCCGGCGCCAAACTCCTCAAGGCCCTCGACAGGGCGCTGGCAAACGTACCCGTCCTGCGCGGCCTGTTGTGGACGCAGGGCTATGTCCTGAAGAAGCCTAGCGCCTGA
- a CDS encoding SAM-dependent methyltransferase encodes MSLLKKLADQHLTAGTITLIRHDGSTETIGSGERTLTLRLHDASVVGDVVRNPRLHLGEAYMDGRLTIEDGTILDLLEIVQKSSRWEEGGLSASPFRTSTTLGKAARWLRRNNPVTSRKNVAHHYDIGNDLYALFLDPRRQYSCAYVRDENLGLEEIQADKLAHIAAKLHLREGDHVLDIGSGWGGLAIYLHKVAGVKVTGVTLSTEQLDYARKAAAEAGCGDAVSFQLIDYRALSGSFDRIVSVGMFEHVGEAHYDEFYAKCRELLSPDGVMLVHTIGKFGQASGPDPFTDKYIFPGYHIPSLSQMCAASEKARLIASDVETLRLHYAFTLRHWLERCEKHRDAIVEMYDEKFYRMWCFYLAGGVVMFEDGGACNYQVQYVKDRRALPITRDYMAEAEARYRAIDVG; translated from the coding sequence ATGTCACTTCTGAAGAAGCTCGCGGACCAGCATCTCACGGCCGGCACCATCACGCTCATACGGCATGACGGCAGCACCGAGACGATCGGGTCGGGCGAGCGGACGCTGACGCTCCGGCTGCACGATGCCAGCGTCGTCGGCGATGTCGTGCGCAATCCGCGCCTCCATCTGGGCGAGGCCTATATGGACGGGCGGTTGACGATCGAGGACGGGACGATCCTCGACCTGCTCGAGATCGTTCAGAAGAGTTCGCGCTGGGAGGAGGGCGGGCTGTCGGCCTCGCCCTTCAGGACCTCGACCACGCTGGGCAAGGCGGCACGTTGGCTCCGGCGCAACAATCCGGTGACGAGCCGCAAGAACGTCGCCCACCATTATGACATCGGCAACGACCTCTACGCGCTCTTCCTCGACCCGCGGCGGCAATATAGCTGCGCCTATGTCCGCGACGAGAATCTGGGGCTCGAGGAGATCCAGGCCGACAAGCTGGCGCATATCGCCGCCAAGCTGCACCTGCGCGAGGGCGACCATGTGCTCGACATCGGCTCGGGCTGGGGCGGGCTGGCGATCTACCTCCACAAGGTGGCGGGGGTGAAGGTGACGGGGGTGACCCTGTCGACCGAACAGCTCGATTATGCGCGAAAGGCCGCGGCGGAGGCGGGCTGCGGCGATGCGGTCAGTTTCCAGCTGATCGACTATCGCGCGCTCAGCGGCAGCTTCGACCGCATCGTCTCGGTCGGCATGTTCGAGCATGTCGGCGAGGCGCATTATGACGAATTCTACGCCAAGTGCCGCGAATTGCTCAGTCCTGACGGGGTCATGCTCGTCCACACCATCGGCAAGTTCGGGCAGGCCTCGGGGCCCGACCCCTTCACCGACAAATATATCTTTCCCGGCTATCACATCCCCTCGCTCTCGCAGATGTGCGCGGCGAGCGAGAAGGCACGGCTCATCGCCAGCGATGTCGAGACGCTGCGGCTCCATTATGCCTTCACGCTGCGCCACTGGCTCGAACGGTGCGAGAAGCATCGCGACGCGATCGTCGAGATGTATGACGAGAAATTCTACCGGATGTGGTGCTTCTACCTCGCGGGCGGGGTGGTGATGTTCGAGGACGGGGGCGCGTGCAATTACCAGGTCCAATATGTGAAGGACCGCCGCGCACTGCCGATCACCCGCGACTATATGGCCGAGGCCGAAGCGCGTTATCGGGCAATTGATGTCGGCTGA
- the rlmN gene encoding 23S rRNA (adenine(2503)-C(2))-methyltransferase RlmN — protein sequence MSADTPLMPIAGHVDPVPTGRAPAPDVDGKVNLVGLSKEGLREALLAGGMADKQAKLRGKQIWHWIYNRGATSFDEMTDIAKAQRPWLEERFTIRRPEVVEAQVSSDGTRKWLLRTHDNHDFEMVFIPDADRGTLCVSSQVGCTLNCRFCHTGTMRLVRNLEPYEIVGQVMLARDALGEWPSRPDGRLLTNIVMMGMGEPLYNFDNVKQALKIVMDGDGLGLSKRRITLSTSGVVPMMERCGEEIGVNLAVSLHAVTKEVRDEIVPLNKKYGIDELLSACAAYPSANNARRITFEYVMLKDKNDSDEDAHELVRLLKEYDLPAKVNLIPFNPWEGAPYECSTPERVKRFSDIVFEGGISAPVRTPRGRDIDAACGQLKTAAEKKSRAQRDREAAGEA from the coding sequence ATGAGTGCCGATACCCCCCTGATGCCGATTGCCGGCCATGTCGATCCCGTGCCCACGGGCCGTGCCCCCGCGCCCGATGTTGACGGGAAGGTCAACCTCGTCGGCCTGTCGAAGGAGGGTTTGCGCGAGGCGCTGCTCGCCGGCGGCATGGCGGACAAGCAGGCCAAGCTCAGGGGCAAGCAGATCTGGCACTGGATCTACAATCGCGGTGCGACCTCGTTCGACGAGATGACCGACATCGCCAAGGCGCAGCGCCCCTGGCTCGAGGAACGGTTCACCATCCGCCGGCCTGAAGTGGTCGAGGCGCAGGTGTCGTCCGACGGCACCCGCAAGTGGCTCCTGCGCACCCACGACAATCACGATTTCGAGATGGTCTTCATCCCCGATGCGGACCGCGGCACGCTGTGCGTGTCGAGCCAGGTCGGCTGCACCTTGAACTGCCGCTTCTGCCACACGGGCACGATGCGGCTGGTGCGCAACCTCGAGCCTTACGAGATCGTCGGGCAAGTCATGCTGGCGCGCGATGCGCTGGGCGAATGGCCGAGCCGCCCCGACGGGCGCCTGCTCACCAACATCGTGATGATGGGGATGGGCGAGCCGCTCTACAATTTCGACAATGTGAAGCAGGCGCTGAAGATCGTCATGGACGGCGACGGGCTGGGCCTGTCGAAGCGCCGCATCACCCTGTCGACCTCGGGCGTGGTGCCGATGATGGAGCGCTGCGGCGAGGAGATCGGGGTCAATCTCGCGGTCTCGCTCCATGCGGTGACCAAGGAAGTGCGCGACGAGATCGTGCCCTTGAACAAGAAATACGGCATCGACGAGCTCCTGAGCGCCTGCGCCGCCTATCCGAGCGCCAACAATGCGCGCCGTATCACCTTCGAATATGTGATGCTCAAGGACAAGAATGACAGCGACGAGGACGCGCACGAGCTCGTCCGGCTGCTCAAGGAGTATGACCTTCCCGCCAAGGTGAACCTCATCCCCTTCAACCCGTGGGAAGGCGCGCCCTACGAATGCTCGACGCCCGAGCGGGTGAAGCGCTTCTCGGACATCGTCTTCGAGGGCGGGATTTCGGCGCCGGTGCGCACCCCGCGCGGTCGCGACATCGACGCGGCCTGCGGGCAGCTGAAGACCGCGGCGGAGAAGAAGAGCCGCGCCCAGCGCGACCGCGAGGCGGCCGGAGAGGCTTGA
- a CDS encoding A24 family peptidase produces the protein MTLISMVPDWLFILFGLVFLYAAASDIAKRKIPNAAVIALIIGAVVAVVLEGFDTSLWENAAMFAIILAVGTFAFSRGWFGGGDVKLLAATALWFDMADGLRMIVSTAVVGGLVTLVMLMARVAFKGKDREMGRLVPYGVAIGLGAVGTGLWLRG, from the coding sequence ATGACGCTCATTTCCATGGTTCCCGACTGGCTGTTCATCCTGTTCGGGCTCGTCTTCCTCTACGCCGCCGCCAGCGACATCGCGAAGCGCAAGATTCCCAACGCCGCGGTGATCGCGCTGATCATCGGCGCGGTGGTCGCCGTCGTCCTCGAAGGCTTCGACACGAGCCTGTGGGAAAATGCGGCGATGTTCGCGATCATCCTCGCGGTCGGCACCTTCGCCTTCTCGCGCGGCTGGTTCGGCGGGGGTGATGTGAAGCTGCTTGCCGCCACCGCGCTGTGGTTCGACATGGCTGATGGCCTGCGCATGATCGTGTCGACCGCGGTGGTCGGCGGGCTGGTCACGCTGGTGATGCTGATGGCGCGGGTGGCCTTCAAGGGCAAGGACCGCGAGATGGGACGCCTCGTCCCCTATGGCGTGGCGATCGGCCTCGGCGCGGTCGGGACCGGCCTGTGGCTGCGGGGCTGA